The Stigmatella ashevillena genomic sequence ACTTCAGGGTGGGGGAAGCCAAAGCGGTTGCGGCGCCCCACACAGAAGATGACGTACCGGGGTTGCGTCCGCTCCACGAACGGCGGGGTGGAGGAGGTCCGCGAGCCGTGATGGGGGGCCTTGAGGACCGTCACGGGCCCCAGGTGTTCGAGCAAGGCCTCCTCGCCCGCTTCCTCCACATCGCCCGCCAGGAGCACGGACACCTCTCCGTGGCGAACGAGCACCACCACGCTCTGGTCGTTGACTCCCTCGAGGAGCTCCCGCTGATCGGCTGGAGGAGGCCCGAGCACCTCCAGGGTGGCCTCGCCCAGGGTGAAGGACGTCCTGCCCACCTCCACTTCCTTCACCTGGGCCCCTCCCGCCGCGGCGATGAGCTTTCGAGACAGGGCCCCCTGCGTGGTGCCCGAGGGCAACCAGAGCTGCGCCGTGGGCACCTTTGCCAACGTGGAGATGAGCCCGAGCGCATGATCGGGATGGGGGTGAGACAGAACGGTGAGGGCCAGGTGCCCGATGCGCTCGTGCGCGAGGAAGGGAAGGACGAACCGTGCTCCGGTATCGGCGCCCTGAGGCACCCCGCCTCCGTCCACCAGGGCATGGTGCCCGCGCGAGCTGAGCACCGCCGCGTCCCCCTGGCCCACGGAGAGAAAGGTGATGCGCAAGGGGGGCTTGGGCTGGAGCCAGGGGACCAGCAGGGCCAGGGCGAGGGCCAAGGGCGTGGCCAGACCGCCCAGGCGCCACCTCCCGGTCCCGAGCGCCCAGGCTCCCAGCCCGGCGGTGTACAGGGCCGTGGTCACCGCTCCGAACGGAGGGAGGTCCACGGTCGCGAGCGGGACCGCGGCGAAGAAGCGGGTGAGGATCAGCAGCACCTCCGAGGCCCAGGCCCCTCCCCACAGCACCGGAGTGGCCAGCACCGGGGCCACCGTGAACAGGGCCGCTCCGCCCGCGGCGAAGCCCGTGAGCAAGCCGCACAGGGGCAGACAGACAATGTTGGAGATGAGTCCGGCGAGGCTCGCACGTCCAAAGGCGCTGGCTACCAGGGGCAGACCCGCCCCCGTCACCGCGACGCTGGCGCAGAACGTCTCGAGGATGGTCTCTCGCGCCTGCCCGGCAAGCCGGACGAGCCGGCGTTTCTCCTGGGCATCCGGAGGGGCGATGGGAACGGCCGCGCGCAGGGCGGGCGTGAGCAGCAGCAAGCTGAGCACGGCCAGAAACGACAGTTGCAGCGACAGATCCGCGACGCTGGAGGGCGCCCACACCGTGAGCACGACTGCGGCGGCGGCAAGGCTGTTGAGCCCATCGGCCCGGCGCCACAACGCCAAGCCCAGCAGCACCACCGTGGCCATGACCGCCGAGCGCACCGCGGGCGGCTGGTTCCCGGTGAAGAGCACATAGGCCCAGACAAAGGGAATCGAAGCGGGAGCCGCCACCCGGCGTGCGTCCATCCCCCGGAAGCGCACCCCCACGCGGACGAGCAACCGCCGCAGCAAGGCCAGGGTCATCAACGCCAGGGCCGCCACGTGGAGACCACTCACACTGAGCACATGGGCCAGCCCGCTTCGGGAGAACGCCTCTTCCAACGCATCGTCGAGCGAGGCGCGCTGCCCCGCGGCGAGGGTGAGGAACAGCGCCGCCGCGTCTTCCGAGGGGGCCACGGCCCGGACCGCCGTGGACAGGCCCTGCTGGGTCCGCTCGACGTACTGCCGCCAGGCCGGAGCAGAGGACACCACCAGCAGCCGTCCCGCCTTGACGCTGCCCGTGAAGACAAAGGCCCGCCGCCGCCGCATGGGCGTGAAGTCCTTCTCGCCCGGATTGCCCGCGGGCTCCAGGGGCTGAAGGCGTGCCTCGGCCTGGATGCGCTGGCCGGGCAGCAGCGGGGGCGTTTTTCCTTGCACGGTCAGACTGGCGCGGAAACGGGCAGGAACGGTGGGGGCGTCCTTCTCTCCCGCCCGTGCGACGGCCACGTGCAGACGTACCGCGTCATCGAAATGATCGACGCGTTCGATCTCTCCCTCCAAGACCGCGGCACCCCCGGAACTCAGCCCGGGCGGAACGTCCACACGGGCCTCGAGCCCTGCCAGTCCCGCGCCAACGGCCCCCAGCGCGAGCAACGCCGCGAGGTGGGAACCAGGCAAGCGAGCGAACGCCCAAGCGGCTGAGCTCAGGACAGTCGCGACGACTAGGAATAGCCAGTGAAGGGTTTCCGTTCTTGCTGTGTTTCCTGCAGCGCCGAGCATCAGGCTCAATGCAGGGAACACAAAAGGTCGCGCGCCGAGGTCGCGCCACGCATAACGATTCACAACCCCACCTCGCCCGTCCTGCCCCTGACGCGTCACCCACAGCGGCGGATAACGCGCACGAAATCCGACACGGTAGTCGGCGTGTTCCGAAGCGGTCAAGGCCTTCTGTGACGAAATGTTGCTGGAGGATGTGGTTTGTGGTAGTTAGGCGGTGCTTCAGGTGGCCGGAGCCGGAATCATTCTCAAGGAGGCGGTAACGAGTGCAGACCAGCTTCAAGACTGGTGACAAGGCGGTTTACCCGGGCCAGGGCGTTGGCGAGGTCATGGGTATCGAGCACACCGAAGTGGCCGGTCAGCGTCAGTCCTTCTACGTGCTGCGCATCCTGGAGAATGGGATGCGGATCATGATCCCGATCAATAAGGTCGGCTCGGTGGGCCTGCGGGAGATCATCAGCGAGGAGGACGTCAAGCAGGTCTATTCCATCCTCAAGGAGAAGGACATCTCGGTCGACTCCACGACCTGGAACCGGCGCTACCGGGAGTACATGGAGAAGATCAAGACGGGCTCCGTCTTCGAGATCGCCGAGGTGCTGCGTGACCTCTACCTCTTGAAGGGCGACAAGGACCTCTCCTTCGGAGAGCGCAAGATGCTGGACACGGCACGCTCGCTGCTCATCAAGGAGCTGTCGTTGGCGAAGGACTGCTCCGAAGAGGAGATCGAGTCCGACCTGAAGAAGATCTTCAACATCGCCTCCTAGCGCACCCCGCGCTGTAGGCGCATGCTCCGCCCTGGGCCCTTCATGAGGTCCAGGGCGTTTTCATGTCCGAAGAACAGCTTGTCCAGGAAGAGCGGGAGCGGCGCATCGCGGAGCTGGAGGCCCGGCTGGCGCGGCGTCCCCGAAGCGCCGTCAGGCCCCCCATGGCGTTGCTCGCCCTGGGGGTGAGCGTGGCGCTGCTGGTGATGCAGCGGCGGGAGCTGGCCTACCTCTTTTCGCCGCGCACCCCCCTGTCGCTGGGGGTGGAAGGCGACTACCGCCCCGAGGCTTTGATCTCCAACCGCTATGCCCAGGTGCATGGCGTGCCGGCGGCGCACGGCGCTTATGAGCGCGAGGGGGATGCCCTCTACGTGCTGGTCGGGCTCCGGGAGTCTCCCTTCGTGGTCCGCCGGCCGGCCCTGCCGGGAGAGGAGTGGATCGCGGGCCGACCGCCGCCGCCGGATCCCCGGCCCTTCGCGGTGCGGGGACGGCTGCTGGCCGAGGAGGATGCGCCCCGTTACCGGGACGCCTTCGCGTTGCTGCGCGAGAAAGGCGAGCTTCAGCCCCGGGAAGGAAGGTTGTGGCTCGTCGTCGAGGGGCAGCGGCCGGGGGAGGATTGGGGCCGGGCGGGGGTGGCGTTGTTGCTGGCCGCCTTCGCCGCCGCCAACGTCATGCTGCTGGTGCGCGGCCTGCGCCGTCCCCCCTCCGGGGAACGGTGAGGCACCCCGGCCTTACAGGAAGACCAGGCCCACGAGGGCCAGGAGCAACCCGACGCAGGCGGTGATCAACGCCACGTGCCGGCGTCGCAGGGGCCGACGGGCCGGGCTCGCCTCCGGAGCGGCGGTTGTCTGGGCCACGGTGGAAGCGCCTCCTGCCCCTCGCAGCTTCAGGACGGAATTGCCCAGGGTGAGTTCGTCCCCCGCGCGCAGCTCCGTGTCGCCTTCGATCTTCACCCGGTTGATGAAGGTGCCGTTCTGGCTGCCGAGATCTCTCAAGATGAACCGTTCTCCGGTGCGCACGAGCTGCACGTGGCGGCGGCTGATGGACGGGTGTTGAAGGCGCAAGTCACACGCCGAGGCGCGGCCGATGACCAGCACCCCCTGATTGACGGGGATGAGCTGGCCGGAGCCGGGCCCCTTCTCCACATAGAGGGAGGCGGAGGTGTGGCCGGGCTCGGCGCCTTCGCGGGCATCGAACCGGGGCAGCAACTCGCGATCCTGGTGCATCTGCCGCGGGCCCCTCGGGCCTCGCGGCGCGCGGCGGGGACCGACGGGGAACTGGGGCACGCGCTGGGGGCGCGGATCATCCGCCTGGAGCGGGGTGATCTCGTCGTCGTCGAAGGGAAGCTCCGCTTCCTGCTTCTTGGGCGCCGACACGCTCGGGGGCTGAGGGGGGCGAGGGGGGCGCTTGGGGTTGGATGGAGCCATGCCTGTGCCTATTCTCCCAGATTGGTGGCTGGCCCTGCCATATCCAGGCGCTTAGAGTGACAGCCTCCACTCAGCCCAGGAAGGAATCTCGCCGTGGCCCCGTCGTCGATTGCGCTCTTCAACACGCTGACGATGCAGAAAGAGCCCCTCGTCCCCGCCGAGCCCGGCGTCGTGCGCCTCTATGTGTGTGGGCCTACGGTCTATAGTTACATACATATCGGGAATGCACGCACCTTTACTTCCTTCGACGTGGTGGCGCGCTACCTGCGCTACCGGGGCTACCGGGTGCACTACGTCCGCAACTACACGGACGTGGACGACAAGATCATCAAGGCGGCGCACGAGACCGGTGAGGAGCCGGTCGCGTTGGCAGGACGCTTCGTGAAGATCTTCCAGGAGGATGCGCATGCCCTGCACCTGCTGGAGCCGGACGTCGCGCCCAAGGTGAGCGAGCACCTGCCGGAGATCCTCCGCATCATCGAGGTGCTGGTGGCCAAGGGGGTGGCGTACGAGTCCCAAGGGGACGTCTACTTCTCGGTGAGCAGCTACCCGGAGTACGCGAAGCTGTCCAAGCGCAAGTTGGACGATCTGTGCGCGGGCGAGCGCGTTCAGCCGGGAGAGCAGAAGCGAGAGCCCCTGGACTTCGCGCTCTGGAAGGCCGCCAAGCCGGGCGAGCCCGCCTGGGACAGCCCGTGGGGAAAAGGCCGGCCGGGCTGGCACATCGAGTGCTCGGCGATGAGCGCGAAGTACCTGGGGGAGTCCTTCGACATCCACGGGGGCGCGCTGGATCTGATCTTCCCGCACCACGAGAACGAGATCGCCCAGAGCGAGGCGGCCAGTGGCAAGCCGTTCGCCAAGTACTGGATGCACTGCGGCTTCCTGGACATCGAGGGCGCGAAGATGTCCAAGTCCCTGGGCAACGTGGTGCGCCTGAGGGACGCGCTGACGCGGGTGGATGCGGAGGCGCTGCGCTTCTTCTTCCTGTCGACGCACTACCGGCACCCGCTGCACTTCTCGGACAAGGCGATCGCCGACAGCGAGTACCGCCTGGAGTACTTCTACGAGACGCTGCGCAAGGTGGATGAGCGCGTGGGCGGGAAGGACTTCGGCCAGGGGCCTCTGCACGGCGAGCCCGGACGCTTCCTCCAGGAGTTCGAGGCGGCGATGGATGACGACTTCAACTGCCCGGGCGCCCTGGGGGCCCTCTCGGGGCTGTTCGGACAGATGAACGAGCTGGCCGACAAGCCCCCCGTGAAGGACAAGGCCCTGGTGGGCCGCACGCTGCAAGCCCTGCGGGAAACCGTGCGGAAGGTCTCCACCGTGCTGGGGCTGTTCGAGGATGAGCCCAGCCAGTGGCTGCTGCGCCGGCGGGACCGGGCCGTGAAGGAGCGGGGGATCGACGTGGGGCAGGTGGAGCGGTTGCTCACCGAGCGCAACGAGGCCCGCAAGTCCAAGAACTTCGCCGAGGCGGACCGGCTGCGCTCGGAGCTGAAGGGGCAGGGCGTGGAGATCATGGACACGGTCGGAGGGACTTCCTGGAAGGTCGCCTCTCCGGTCCCCGGGGCTGCCTGAGCCGGGCGTGAGGGAAGCCGCGCAAGGCGGGGGGCTCCGTGTTAGGGCTCTTCGCCATGAAGCGCCTGCTCGCACTGCTTGCCTGGGTCCTCTGCCTGCCAGCCTTGGCCCAGGGGACACCCCTCACGCTTCCCGAGGAAAAGGCCGCGGCGAAGGCCATCGAGGCACCCCTGCTGGCCAGCCACGTGCGCTTCCTCGCGCATGATCTCCTGGAGGGGCGGGGGCCTGGAACCCGGGGAGACGCGTTGGCCCAGGCGTATATCGCCTCCCAATTCGAGGGGCTCGGGCTGAAGCCCGCGGGCACGCAGGGAACGTATCTCCAGCCTTTCGAGCTCGTGGGGCTCGAGGGCCATCCGGAGACCCTGGCCTTCCACTCCGCTGCGGGGCGCACCGAGCTGAAGTTCCACGAGGACTTCATCGCGGTGTCCGGCGTCCAGACGCCCTGGGCCGCGCTGGAGAACTCGGAGCTGGTGTTCGTGGGCTACGGCATCGTCGCCCCCGAATACCAATGGGATGATTTCAAGGGGGTGGACCTGCGGGGAAAGACGCTGCTCATCCTCAACAGCGATCCGGCGGATGATCCGAACCTCTTCGCGGGCCGGACGCGGCTCTGGTACGGGCGCTGGGATTACAAGTATGGGCAGGCGGCCAAGGTAGGCGCCGCGGGCGCCATTCTCCTGCACACCACGCCGAGTGCGGGTTACCCGTGGCGCGTGGTGCAGACGTCGTGGACGGGCGAGCAGTTCGAGCTGCCGGCTGCGGAAGGCCCGCGTCTCCAGGTGAAGGCTTGGATGACCGAGGTGGCCACCCAGCGGCTCGTCCAATGGGGAGGGCAGGATCTGAAAGCACTCGTGGCGGCGGCGCAGAAGCGCGAGTTCCGGCCCGTGCCCCTCGGGGTGAAGGTCTCCACGCGCTTCCAGACCCAGGTCCGGCGCCGGCCCACCGCCAATGTGCTCGGCCTGCTGCCTGGAAGTGATCCGTCGCTGTCCGAGGAGGTGGTGCTCTACTCCGCGCACCATGATCACCTGGGCATGAGGGCGAACGCCCGGCCGGGCGAGGACGCCATCTACAACGGGGCGGTGGACAATGCCTCCGGGGTGGCGGAGATGCTCGCGGTGGCCCGTGCCTTCCACGCGCTGCCCCATCCGCCCCGCCGCTCCGTGCTCTTCGCCGCCGTGGCCGCCGAGGAGCAGGGGCTTCTGGGCTCGGAGTACCTCGCTGGCCATCTGCCGGTTCCCCCGGGCCGCATCGCCGTCAACATCAACATCGACGGTGCCAACATCAATGGCCGCACGAAGGACGTCACCGTCATCGGCCTGGGCAAGTCGAGCCTCGATTCCCTCATCACCGGACTGGCCCAGGCCCAAGGCCGGCGGGTGAAGGGCGACCTGCTGTCGGACAGGGGCTTCTTCTACCGGTCGGATCAATTCAACTTCGCGAAGCTCGGCATTCCCGCGGCGTACTTCAGCAGCGGCATGGACTTCGTGGGGAGGCCCGAAGGGTGGGGCAAGCAGCAGCGGGAGGCGTGGGAGGGGCAGCACTACCACCAGCCCTCCGACGAGCTGCGCCCGGAATGGGACTGGGCCGGTGCGGTGGAGGACACCCAGCTCTTCTTCCTGCTGGGCGCGCATGTGGCGCGCACACCCGAATTGCCCCGCTGGAATAAAGGGGACGAGTTCGAAGCCCCCCGGTTGAAGTCCCTGAAGCGGGCGAAATAGCCCCGCGTCCGTCCACTGGAGGGCAGGCATGCAGGAAGGGACAGCCTGCCCGGCGTCTGAATGTTAAATGTCCGGGCCATGCCGGACTTCCAGATCGTCAGTGCACACTCGCCGCAAGGCGACCAGCCCCGGGCCATCGCCGAGCTGACCGAGGGCCTGCTGCGCGGAGACCGCTACCAGACCCTGCTCGGTGTCACGGGCTCGGGCAAGACGTTCACCATGGCGAACCTCATCGCCAACGTGCAGCGGCCCACGCTCATCATCGCCCACAACAAGACCCTGGCTGCCCAGCTCTACGGTGAGTTCAAGGAAGTCTTCCCGAACAACGCCGTCGAGTACTTCGTCTCGTATTACGACTACTACCAGCCCGAGGCCTACGTCCCCTCGTCAGACACCTTCATCGAGAAGGATTCGTCCATCAACGACGAGATCGAACGCATGCGCCACTCGGCCACCCACAGCCTGCGCATCCGCGATGACGTGGTCATCGTGGCCAGCGTCTCCTGCATCTACGGCCTGGGCGCCGCGCGCTCCTACGTGGACATGGCGGCCACGGTGGTGTTGGGGGCCGAGCTGGGCCGCGATGCGTTCATGCGCAAGCTCATCGAGAGCCAGTACGAGCGCAGCGACTTCGACTTCCACCGGGGCACCTTCCGCGCCCGGGGCGATACCGTGGAGGTTTTTCCCGCCTACGAGGAGGAGCGCGCCGTCCGGGTGAGCTTCTTCGGCGACGAGGTGGAGAAGATCACCGAGTTCGATCCCCTGCGCGGCGTCACCCTGGGCACGCTGGACAAGATCGTCATCTTTCCTGCAAGCCACTACGCGACCGAAGGCGACACCCGCAAGAAGGCCGTCCAGACCATCCGCGACGAGCTGTCCGAGCGGCTCCAGGAGTTCAAGCGCGACGGCAAACTGCTGGAAGCGCAGCGGCTCGAGCAGCGCACGATGTTCGACCTGGAGATGATCGAGCAGGTGGGGTTCTGCAACGGCATCGAGAATTACTCGCGGCACTTCTCGGGCCGCGCGCCGGGGGAGCCGCCGCCGTGCCTCATCGACTACTTCCCCCGGAACATGCTCGTGCTCGTGGATGAGAGCCACCAGACCGTCTCGCAGATCGGCGCCATGTACCGGGGAGATCGCTCGCGCAAGGAGACGCTGGTGAACTACGGCTTCCGGCTGCCGAGCGCGCTGGACAACCGGCCCCTGAAGTTCACCGAGTTCGAGGAGATGGTGCAACAGGCCGTCTTCGTCTCCGCCACGCCGGCCGAGTACGAGCTCCAGAAGAGCAAGGGCGTGGTGGTCGAGCAGATCATCCGTCCCACGGGCCTGACGGATCCCGAGGTCGAGGTCCGCCCCGCGCGCAACCAGGTGGATGATTTGCTGGAAGAGGTCCGCAAGCGCGTGGCGAAGCAGGAGCGCGTGCTGGCCACGACGCTCACCAAGCGCATGGCGGAGGACCTCACCGAGTACTTCACCGACGTGGGCGTCAAGGTGCGCTACCTGCACTCGGACATCGGCGCCATCGAGCGCACCGCGATCATCCGGGATCTGCGCAAGGGGGTGTTCGACGTGCTGGTGGGCATCAACCTCCTACGGGAAGGTCTGGACATTCCCGAGGTGTCCCTGGTGGCCATCCTCGATGCGGACAAGGAGGGCTTCCTGCGCAGCCACGTCTCGCTCATCCAGACCATTGGCCGCGCGGCGCGCAACCTCCATGGCCACGTCATCATGTACTCGGACTCGATGACCGACTCGATGACGCGCGCCATCGAGGAGACCCGCAGGCGGCGGGAGGTGCAGCGCGCTTACAACGAAGAGCACGGCATCACCCCGCGCTCGGTCAAGAGTTCCATCCTCGACTTGTCGCTCCAGTACGATGCGGATCCCACCGCGCTGCCGCTGGCGGCCGATGCCGCCAATGATCTGCTCGACACGAAGGAGATCAAACGCCTCATCGAGGAGTTCACCAAGGACATGCAGCACGCGGCGGACGAGATGCAGTTCGAGAAGGCGGCGCAGTTCCGCGACCGCATCGTGCTGCTCAAGGACATGGACCTGGGCCTCAAGCCGGCCAGCCGCTCGCTCTTGCAGTCTCCCCCCAAGGCCGAGGACAAGGCGCCCATGAAGGGCCACCGGGGCCATGCGGCCAAGGGCCGCAGAAAGCGTTAGCCCCCCATGGACGCCCGGCTCCAGGACAAGCTGGACGCACTGCCCACCGAACCCGGCGTGTACCTGATGAAGGACCGCCGGGGCCTCGTCATCTACGTGGGCAAGGCGATCAATCTGCGCAACCGGGTACGCTCGTACTTCACCCGCACCGGGGACACGCGCGCCTTCATCGCCCTGCTCGACACGATGCTGGCGGACATCGAGACGGTGCTCGTCCACAACGAGAAGGAAGCGCTCCTCCTCGAAAACGAGCTCATCAAGAAGCACAAGCCGCGCTTCAACGTCCTGCTCAAGGACGACAAGCAGTTCATCTCCTTGCGGCTCGATCGGAGCCAGCCGTATCCCCGGCTGGAAGTGGTGCGCAAGTACGAGCGGGACGGGGCGCGCTACTTCGGGCCGTACTCCAGCGCGGGCGCCATCCGCGAGACGCTTCGCATCATCAACCGCTACTTCCACCTGCGCACCTGCACGGACCATGTGCTGGCCAACCGCAAGCGGCCCTGTCTGCTGCACCAGATCGGCCGCTGCCCGGCCCCGTGCGTCTACCCGGTTCCCCCCGAGGACTACCGCCGCAGCGTGGACGAGGTGGGGCTGTTCCTGGAGGGCAAGGCGGGGGAGTTGGTGGACGGGCTCCGGGGGCGCATGAAGCGCGCCGCCTCCGAGCTGAAGTTCGAGGAGGCCGCGCGCCTGAGGGATCAGCTCCAGGCCATCGAGCGCAGCCTGGAGCGGCAGAAGGTGGCCACCACCGACTTCAAGGATCAGGACGTCTTCGCCTCCTACCGGGAGGGAGACCGCATCCTCTTCTACGTCCTCTGGGTGCGGCAGGGCCGGCTCAACGGCGGCCAGGCCTTCCCCTTCGGCAGCCAGGAGTTCCCCGACGAGGAGCTGCTCGCCTCCTTCGTCAACCTCTATTACGACCAGGGCAGCTTCGTGCCCGAAGAGGTCCTCCTGCCGCTGGAGCCGGAGAGCCTGGAGGGGCTGGAGGCGCTCCTGTCCGAGCGCAAGGGGCAGAAGGTCCGCGTGCTGGTGCCCAAGCGCGGCGAGAAGCACGAGCTGGTGCTCATGGCGCGCAAGAACGCCGAGCAGTCCTTCGCCGAGCGCAAGCGGACGAAGGACGAGACGGACGCGGTGCTGGGCCGGCTTCAGCAGAAGCTGAACCTGCGCAACTACCCGCGCCGCATGGAGTGCTTCGACATCTCGCACTTCCAGGGCTCCAGCATCGTCGCCTCCCAGGTGGCCGTCACCGACGGAGAGACCGACAAGTCCCGTTACCGCCGCTACAAGATCAAAACCCTGGAGAAGCAGGATGACTTCGCCAGCATGTACGAAGTCATCTCCCGGCGGCTCAAGCGGGGTCAGGAAGAGAAGGACTTGCCGGACCTCCTGGTGATCGATGGAGGCAAGGGCCAGCTTGCCAGCGCCCACGCGGCCATGAAGGACCTGGGAATCGAAGGCGTGGACGTGGTGGGGCTCGCCAAGAGCCGGGATCAGGAAGTGTTTGATCGGGACGCCGAGAGCGCTCGCAGCCCTGAACGCGTCTTCGTCCTGGGTCGCAAGGACCCCATCGTGCTGCCGCAGAACTCAGCGGAAATCTTCATGCTCACGCGCATGCGGGATGAGGCGCACCGCTTCGCCATCACCTTTCAACGCAAGGATCTGCGCAAGAGCCGCATCCATTCGGCCCTGGAGGACATTCCGGGAGTGGGGGAGGGCCGGCGCAAGGTGCTGCTGCGTCATTTTGGCTCGCTCAAGCGGGTAGGCGAGGCCAGCATCGAGGAACTGGCGGAGCTCATCGGTCCGTCCCTGGCCGAGCGTGTCCACGCGGGCCTTCACGGGCATCCCGATGAGGACACCTCCGACCCGGTCCGAGATGCCTCGCTGGCCGACGCTGACGCGGCAATAGGCGAAAAATCCTCACAGGGAGGGTCGCCAGCTGGCTCGGCATGATTAATTTTTGCTCGGGAATTCAGAGCGGAAAGTGCGCTGGAACCACGAAGTTCCAGGGATTTTTCATTGCGGCTGGACAGGGCGCTGTTTTATAGCGATCCGCATTCGTCGAGCACGCAATACAGGGTGAGGGGTGGACACATGAGGCTCTATCCGAAGGTGATCCCGATCATCTCTCGCGAGTGCATCCAGCAGCTGACGCAGGATGGGGACATCGAAGTCGAGATGATGCGGGTGGCGGACGCCGAGATGGATCTGTCGGCCATCATGCGTGAGTACCTCGCCAACGAGGAGCGCGTGAACCAGGCGACGCGCGAGGCGCTGGAGCGGCGTGGGTACGACTACTCCAAGTTCAACCAGGTCAAGCGTGAGATGGCCGACGTCCGCGGCTTCAAGATGGGCGACGAGGGCATCGAATACGTCATCAACCAGATGATCGAGTTCCTGCTCATCAGCCGCAATGTCGAGGAAGTGTTCTCTCCCGACAATGTGCTGCGCGCGAAGATTTTCAGTGTGATGAAGAAGCACCTCGATGTGGACGAT encodes the following:
- a CDS encoding FHA domain-containing protein encodes the protein MAPSNPKRPPRPPQPPSVSAPKKQEAELPFDDDEITPLQADDPRPQRVPQFPVGPRRAPRGPRGPRQMHQDRELLPRFDAREGAEPGHTSASLYVEKGPGSGQLIPVNQGVLVIGRASACDLRLQHPSISRRHVQLVRTGERFILRDLGSQNGTFINRVKIEGDTELRAGDELTLGNSVLKLRGAGGASTVAQTTAAPEASPARRPLRRRHVALITACVGLLLALVGLVFL
- a CDS encoding M28 family peptidase, with product MKRLLALLAWVLCLPALAQGTPLTLPEEKAAAKAIEAPLLASHVRFLAHDLLEGRGPGTRGDALAQAYIASQFEGLGLKPAGTQGTYLQPFELVGLEGHPETLAFHSAAGRTELKFHEDFIAVSGVQTPWAALENSELVFVGYGIVAPEYQWDDFKGVDLRGKTLLILNSDPADDPNLFAGRTRLWYGRWDYKYGQAAKVGAAGAILLHTTPSAGYPWRVVQTSWTGEQFELPAAEGPRLQVKAWMTEVATQRLVQWGGQDLKALVAAAQKREFRPVPLGVKVSTRFQTQVRRRPTANVLGLLPGSDPSLSEEVVLYSAHHDHLGMRANARPGEDAIYNGAVDNASGVAEMLAVARAFHALPHPPRRSVLFAAVAAEEQGLLGSEYLAGHLPVPPGRIAVNINIDGANINGRTKDVTVIGLGKSSLDSLITGLAQAQGRRVKGDLLSDRGFFYRSDQFNFAKLGIPAAYFSSGMDFVGRPEGWGKQQREAWEGQHYHQPSDELRPEWDWAGAVEDTQLFFLLGAHVARTPELPRWNKGDEFEAPRLKSLKRAK
- the cysS gene encoding cysteine--tRNA ligase codes for the protein MAPSSIALFNTLTMQKEPLVPAEPGVVRLYVCGPTVYSYIHIGNARTFTSFDVVARYLRYRGYRVHYVRNYTDVDDKIIKAAHETGEEPVALAGRFVKIFQEDAHALHLLEPDVAPKVSEHLPEILRIIEVLVAKGVAYESQGDVYFSVSSYPEYAKLSKRKLDDLCAGERVQPGEQKREPLDFALWKAAKPGEPAWDSPWGKGRPGWHIECSAMSAKYLGESFDIHGGALDLIFPHHENEIAQSEAASGKPFAKYWMHCGFLDIEGAKMSKSLGNVVRLRDALTRVDAEALRFFFLSTHYRHPLHFSDKAIADSEYRLEYFYETLRKVDERVGGKDFGQGPLHGEPGRFLQEFEAAMDDDFNCPGALGALSGLFGQMNELADKPPVKDKALVGRTLQALRETVRKVSTVLGLFEDEPSQWLLRRRDRAVKERGIDVGQVERLLTERNEARKSKNFAEADRLRSELKGQGVEIMDTVGGTSWKVASPVPGAA
- the uvrB gene encoding excinuclease ABC subunit UvrB, which produces MPDFQIVSAHSPQGDQPRAIAELTEGLLRGDRYQTLLGVTGSGKTFTMANLIANVQRPTLIIAHNKTLAAQLYGEFKEVFPNNAVEYFVSYYDYYQPEAYVPSSDTFIEKDSSINDEIERMRHSATHSLRIRDDVVIVASVSCIYGLGAARSYVDMAATVVLGAELGRDAFMRKLIESQYERSDFDFHRGTFRARGDTVEVFPAYEEERAVRVSFFGDEVEKITEFDPLRGVTLGTLDKIVIFPASHYATEGDTRKKAVQTIRDELSERLQEFKRDGKLLEAQRLEQRTMFDLEMIEQVGFCNGIENYSRHFSGRAPGEPPPCLIDYFPRNMLVLVDESHQTVSQIGAMYRGDRSRKETLVNYGFRLPSALDNRPLKFTEFEEMVQQAVFVSATPAEYELQKSKGVVVEQIIRPTGLTDPEVEVRPARNQVDDLLEEVRKRVAKQERVLATTLTKRMAEDLTEYFTDVGVKVRYLHSDIGAIERTAIIRDLRKGVFDVLVGINLLREGLDIPEVSLVAILDADKEGFLRSHVSLIQTIGRAARNLHGHVIMYSDSMTDSMTRAIEETRRRREVQRAYNEEHGITPRSVKSSILDLSLQYDADPTALPLAADAANDLLDTKEIKRLIEEFTKDMQHAADEMQFEKAAQFRDRIVLLKDMDLGLKPASRSLLQSPPKAEDKAPMKGHRGHAAKGRRKR
- a CDS encoding DNA internalization-related competence protein ComEC/Rec2, with the protein product MNRYAWRDLGARPFVFPALSLMLGAAGNTARTETLHWLFLVVATVLSSAAWAFARLPGSHLAALLALGAVGAGLAGLEARVDVPPGLSSGGAAVLEGEIERVDHFDDAVRLHVAVARAGEKDAPTVPARFRASLTVQGKTPPLLPGQRIQAEARLQPLEPAGNPGEKDFTPMRRRRAFVFTGSVKAGRLLVVSSAPAWRQYVERTQQGLSTAVRAVAPSEDAAALFLTLAAGQRASLDDALEEAFSRSGLAHVLSVSGLHVAALALMTLALLRRLLVRVGVRFRGMDARRVAAPASIPFVWAYVLFTGNQPPAVRSAVMATVVLLGLALWRRADGLNSLAAAAVVLTVWAPSSVADLSLQLSFLAVLSLLLLTPALRAAVPIAPPDAQEKRRLVRLAGQARETILETFCASVAVTGAGLPLVASAFGRASLAGLISNIVCLPLCGLLTGFAAGGAALFTVAPVLATPVLWGGAWASEVLLILTRFFAAVPLATVDLPPFGAVTTALYTAGLGAWALGTGRWRLGGLATPLALALALLVPWLQPKPPLRITFLSVGQGDAAVLSSRGHHALVDGGGVPQGADTGARFVLPFLAHERIGHLALTVLSHPHPDHALGLISTLAKVPTAQLWLPSGTTQGALSRKLIAAAGGAQVKEVEVGRTSFTLGEATLEVLGPPPADQRELLEGVNDQSVVVLVRHGEVSVLLAGDVEEAGEEALLEHLGPVTVLKAPHHGSRTSSTPPFVERTQPRYVIFCVGRRNRFGFPHPEVEARYRARGSECFRTDLDGAITLESDGKDVRLHTFLPREAAPALPAVAPVAHRPQPRGNDP
- a CDS encoding CarD family transcriptional regulator, whose amino-acid sequence is MQTSFKTGDKAVYPGQGVGEVMGIEHTEVAGQRQSFYVLRILENGMRIMIPINKVGSVGLREIISEEDVKQVYSILKEKDISVDSTTWNRRYREYMEKIKTGSVFEIAEVLRDLYLLKGDKDLSFGERKMLDTARSLLIKELSLAKDCSEEEIESDLKKIFNIAS